TTGCAAAAAAGCTCAATTCCCATCTCCTCGCCTATGCCGAGAAAATGGGACTCTCTGCTGAATGGGTAAAGTACGGTTTATGGCGCTACAAGCGGTATCCTAAAGTTCTCCAGACACTTGCGGAGAAAAAAGGAATTCGCCTTCTTCCGTCACAGGAAGCCCCAAAAGAACTGCATTTTGAAGTAACAACAGGATACAGACCCTGCAAAGCAGGAGGAATATCTGCAGATGGGAGTTTCGGGCAGGCAATCGACATAGAGACCCTGAGAGAAAGCGGAATGTTATCCCCGATCGGAAAAGCTTCTTTTATAGAAGGTGCGGCGTCGGTCACCTTCGGAGAATCCAGAGCGCAAGTTTTTGCCTCAGGGAATGTTAATGGGAGGAGTGACAATGAAAAGACTCTGAAGAGGCTTATGAGAATTATTGAGTTCTCGGTAAGAAGAGCTTTGCTCTGCCAGGGGTGCGGAGTTTGTGTAGGCCATTGTGAGCATAACGCGATTGAGATAAAGGAAAAGAAGGCCCGGATTAAAGAAAACTGCACTCACTGCGGGGCATGTATTGAAGTCTGCCCGCTTGTTAAATTTATTTAAATCAGAATAAAATTTGAAAAGACTGAAAAAAGTCTGAAAAGATCGGAAAAAGAATAAAATGACCTCCAGCAAGGCTGGGAAAATCTGGCTTTGCCGGAGAAGGCACTTCTTGCAGGGTGTAGGAGCTTGGGAACTAGGGCGTTACTCTGCATCAATAATAATTTCAAAACAACTTGCTATTTGCTTACCCTTGCGGTATGTACCTTTAAGTTTTTGACTACCCTGGGACGTTACCTGAATATCCCATACGCGGTACCCTCCGCCGCCAATATTTCCCTCTTCTTCAGGGACGAAACTATCCCTCATTACCTGCAGCCCACTACTGGTTGCAATGTCCCAGCTAAATCCACTGGTAGGGTTTTCCGGAAACTGGATGGTAAACGGTTTTTTAAGCATACAAACTTCTCCTAACCGTCACTGTCTGCAGCCGTCCTCTCATATCCCAATTTACACATTCTGACAAAAAATCCAAATAGAAAATAGTCGCCGTTGGAAATATGGGAATAGAAATTCAGGTCATGGATACAATTCTGAAATATATCTCATATTATTATTATCAATTTTTTATGTGATAAATTTTATGAAAAAAGCACACTGGAATTGACAGAAAGGAAAAAGCGTATATTATATTCCCTTAATTGAGGCAAAACATATGAAAAGGCAGTCTGGAAAAGTATCACTGTCAGGAGCCAACACGGCTTTGCTCAGATTGAGGTAAACGTAAATCTCAAAAAAGGCAAAACTCAATAATCAAAAATGCTTTTCTGACCCATTCTTTTCTGGAGTCCCCCTACCCTGATGCCTACACGCCTGAACTCGGTCTGACTTTCCGAGAGGAAATCACCCAGGATTTCACGAGCGACTTCAAGAAGGGCTTCCTTTGAATAAGCTGGATGGTTTAGTGTACGACTTTTTGTATACATTCTGAACTTTGAGTTTATGACCGTTACAGTTACAATCTTGAAGGAAAGCTCTCTTGAATCAAGTTTTGAAATTACATCCCCTGCCAGCCTGTTAAGTAACTGAGAAATAAGGTTAATGTCTAAGGTATCCTCAGGCAGGGTTGCAATCCTTCCAATCTGTTCAGAGCCACCCCTCTCTTTTACAGGAGAATCATCTATTCCTGCCGCTACCTGTTTAAGCCAGATTCCCCGCGTTTTCCCGAAAGTAGAGATCAGATCAATAACATCATGTTCAGCAAGATCTTTTATTGTAACTATACCCATTTCCTGCAGCTTTCTTGCGGTTACATTCCCTATTCCCCAGAGTTTAGACACCTTAAGGGGCTGGAGAAAGCTCACGAGTTTATCCGGGCTTATAACAGTAATCCCGTCTGGTTTCTGTACTGAAGAAGCCATCTTGGCAATAAGCTTATTTGGGCCTATACCTACTGAGCAGGTCAGTTTCTCCTTATCTTTTATTTCGTTCTTAATCTGGGCTCCTATTTCAAGAGCTGCACTAAAATCCCCACCTGTCTTCTCGGTAATTTCCAGAAATGCCTCATCTATGCTGATCTGCTCAAACGCTGCCCCGGCATCCGTGGCATCCGCATAGCTTCTGAGAATTTCCATAACCCTGTCCGAAACCGAAGTGTAAAAATCCTTTCTGACAGGCAAAAAGACAGCTTCAGGATTCAGCTTTTTTGCCTTTGAACAGGGCATGCCTGCCCTGATTCCTGATTCTCGCGCAGTGTAATTACAGGTACTTACAGCCCCACTCAGTCCACCTCTTCCAGAAAGCATGCAGACAACAACGGCTTTTCCCTGAAGTTCAGGATTTTCCCGTTCCTCAATGGCTGCAAAAAAATAGTCCATATCTACATGTAGAACAACACGCTGCATTGGAAAAAAATATGCCGGGAAGATTTGTATAATTATCTCTTAAACTTCAAAAGCAGAAAAGTATAAACCACAACGTGTAAAAAAGATAAATTCATTATAGTAGCACTATTATTCGTTATAACACTATTATTCATTAATAGTAGCACTATTATTCGTTATAACACTATTATTCATTAATAGTAGCACTATTATTAATTAATAGTAGCACTATTTTGAAAAAAGTTAGTTTCCGCAGTTA
The Methanosarcina thermophila TM-1 genome window above contains:
- a CDS encoding protease inhibitor I42 family protein; protein product: MLKKPFTIQFPENPTSGFSWDIATSSGLQVMRDSFVPEEEGNIGGGGYRVWDIQVTSQGSQKLKGTYRKGKQIASCFEIIIDAE
- the dinB gene encoding DNA polymerase IV codes for the protein MQRVVLHVDMDYFFAAIEERENPELQGKAVVVCMLSGRGGLSGAVSTCNYTARESGIRAGMPCSKAKKLNPEAVFLPVRKDFYTSVSDRVMEILRSYADATDAGAAFEQISIDEAFLEITEKTGGDFSAALEIGAQIKNEIKDKEKLTCSVGIGPNKLIAKMASSVQKPDGITVISPDKLVSFLQPLKVSKLWGIGNVTARKLQEMGIVTIKDLAEHDVIDLISTFGKTRGIWLKQVAAGIDDSPVKERGGSEQIGRIATLPEDTLDINLISQLLNRLAGDVISKLDSRELSFKIVTVTVINSKFRMYTKSRTLNHPAYSKEALLEVAREILGDFLSESQTEFRRVGIRVGGLQKRMGQKSIFDY